From the genome of Vitis riparia cultivar Riparia Gloire de Montpellier isolate 1030 chromosome 2, EGFV_Vit.rip_1.0, whole genome shotgun sequence, one region includes:
- the LOC117904624 gene encoding leucoanthocyanidin dioxygenase — MVTSVAPRVESLSSSGIQSIPKEYIRPQEELTSIGNVFEEEKKDEGPQVPTIDLKDIESEDEVVRERCREELKKAAMEWGVMHLVNHGISDDLINRVKVAGETFFNLPIEEKEKYANDQASGKIAGYGSKLANNASGQLEWEDYFFHLIFPEDKRDMTIWPKTPSDYIPATCEYSVKLRSLATKILSVLSLGLGLEEGRLEKEVGGMEELLLQKKINYYPKCPQPELALGVEAHTDVSALTFILHNMVPGLQLFYEGKWVTAKCVPNSIIMHIGDTIEILSNGKYKSILHRGLVNKEKVRISWAVFCEPPKEKIILKPLPETVSETEPPLFPPRTFAQHIQHKLFRKTQEALLSK, encoded by the exons ATGGTGACTTCAGTGGCTCCTAGAGTTGAGAGCTTGTCCAGCAGTGGGATCCAGTCAATCCCCAAAGAGTACATCCGCCCCCAAGAAGAGCTCACCAGCATTGGCAATGTCTttgaggaggagaagaaggaTGAAGGGCCTCAGGTTCCAACTATTGACTTGAAGGATATTGAGTCTGAGGACGAGGTGGTCCGGGAGAGATGCCGGGAGGAGTTGAAGAAAGCTGCCATGGAGTGGGGTGTGATGCACCTTGTTAACCATGGCATCTCTGATGACCTTATCAACCGTGTTAAGGTTGCTGGAGAGACCTTTTTCAATCTCCCCATTGAGGAAAAGGAGAAGTATGCTAATGACCAGGCCTCCGGCAAGATCGCTGGCTATGGCAGCAAGCTTGCCAACAATGCTAGTGGACAGCTTGAGTGGGAGGACTACTTCTTCCACCTCATCTTCCCTGAAGACAAGCGCGATATGACCATCTGGCCTAAGACACCAAGCGACTATAT TCCAGCAACCTGTGAGTACTCGGTGAAACTTAGGAGCCTGGCAACCAAGATACTATCGGTGCTATCGCTTGGGTTGGGATTGGAAGAAGGGAGACTAGAAAAGGAAGTTGGTGGGATGGAAGAGCTACTACTCCAAAAGAAGATCAACTACTACCCCAAGTGTCCCCAGCCTGAATTGGCTCTCGGGGTGGAAGCTCACACTGACGTGAGCGCTCTCACCTTCATCCTCCACAACATGGTACCCGGCCTGCAACTTTTCTATGAGGGCAAGTGGGTGACAGCCAAGTGTGTCCCCAACTCCATCATCATGCACATTGGAGACACCATAGAGATTCTCAGCAATGGTAAGTACAAGAGTATTCTTCACAGGGGACTGGTCAACAAGGAGAAGGTGAGGATTTCATGGGCAGTTTTCTGCGAGCCGCCTAAGGAGAAGATCATCCTGAAGCCACTGCCAGAGACGGTGTCTGAGACTGAGCCACCACTCTTCCCACCTCGCACCTTTGCCCAACATATTCAGCACAAGCTCTTCAGGAAGACCCAGGAGGCTCTACTCTCCAAATGA
- the LOC117932943 gene encoding expansin-A7-like, which yields MASSLHSWGCRFLLMGLVFTIIAKSTLAVAPVFRPSRWALAHATFYGDDTASETMGGACGYGNLFLNGYGTDTVALSSTLFNNGYSCGSCYQIKCVQSSACYKGSPYTTVTATNLCPPNWAQDSNAGGWCNPPRVHFDMSKPAFMKIAQWKAGIIPVMYRRVPCVKRGGLQFSFQGNGYWLLVYVMNVGGGGDIASMWVKGSKTGWISMSHNWGASYQAFATLKGQTLSFKLISYSTKQILVASNVAPSNWNVGMTYKANVNFH from the exons ATGGCTTCTTCCCTTCACTCATGGGGCTGCAGGTTCCTCCTCATGGGATTGGTATTCACAATCATTGCCAAATCAACCCTCGCTGTTGCACCTGTCTTCAGGCCAAGCCGATGGGCACTTGCGCATGCCACCTTTTATGGCGACGACACCGCCTCCGAGACTATGG GAGGAGCATGTGGCTATGGAAACTTGTTCCTTAACGGTTACGGGACAGACACAGTGGCTTTGAGCTCCACACTGTTTAACAATGGATATTCTTGTGGGAGTTGTTACCAGATCAAGTGTGTTCAGTCAAGTGCATGCTATAAAGGGTCCCCATACACCACAGTCACTGCTACAAACCTTTGCCCACCTAATTGGGCCCAGGACTCCAATGCCGGTGGCTGGTGCAACCCACCACGGGTCCATTTCGACATGTCCAAGCCCGCCTTCATGAAAATTGCTCAGTGGAAGGCTGGCATTATCCCAGTCATGTACCGCAG AGTACCATGTGTTAAGCGTGGCGGgcttcaattttctttccaagGGAATGGATACTGGCTGTTGGTATATGTGATGAATGTTGGTGGAGGAGGAGATATCGCGAGCATGTGGGTGAAGGGAAGCAAAACAGGGTGGATTAGTATGAGCCACAACTGGGGGGCCTCATACCAGGCGTTTGCAACTCTGAAAGGCCAAACTCTTTCTTTTAAGCTCATCTCCTACTCAACCAAGCAGATTCTAGTAGCAAGCAATGTGGCTCCCTCTAACTGGAATGTAGGAATGACTTACAAGGCCAACGTGAACTTCCATTGA
- the LOC117932914 gene encoding PGR5-like protein 1B, chloroplastic, whose translation MFSSLMATKLGFALTTAPRLFAPSSRKPLISPASLSSASSCSRVESFQLVGRQLRLSRRLFIISPKATADQQGQVQGDDVVDSKILPYCSIDKKEKRSIGEMEQDFLQALQSFYYEGKAIMSNEEFDNLKEELMWEGSSVVMLSSDEQKFLEASMAYVAGNPIMSDEEFDDLKIKLKIEGSEIVVEGPRCSLRSKKVYSDLSVDYLKMFLLNVPAAVVALSLFFFLDDVTGFEITFLLELQEPFSFIFTWFAAVPLIFWLSQTITKFILKDFLILKGPCPNCGTENVSFFGTILSISNGGTTNNLKCSNCETQMVYDSKTRLITLPEGSEA comes from the exons ATGTTTTCAAGCCTAATGGCTACCAAGTTGGGGTTTGCTCTAACCACAGCACCGCGCCTCTTCGCTCCTTCGTCACGGAAGCCATTGATTTCGCCGGCATCGTTGTCATCTGCATCATCTTGTTCGAGAGTTGAGTCATTTCAATTGGTCGGTCGGCAGTTGCGTCTTTCGCGTagactttttattatttcacctAAGGCCACTGCAGATCAGcaag GTCAGGTCCAAGGAGATGACGTCGTTGATTCTAAAATCTTGCCCTACTGTAGCATagacaagaaagaaaagaggtcaATTGGGGAGATGGAACAAGATTTTCTTCAGGCACTGCAG TCTTTTTATTATGAGGGAAAGGCTATTATGTCAAATGAGGAATTTGACAACCTCAAGGAAGAACTCATGTGGGAAGGAAGCAGCGTTGTTATGCTAA GTTCTGATGAACAGAAGTTTCTTGAAGCCTCCATGGCCTATGTTGCAGGGAACCCGATAATGTCTGATGAAGAGTTTGACGATTTGAAGATAAAGCTTAAG attGAAGGAAGTGAAATTGTAGTTGAGGGTCCAAGATGCAGTCTTCGTAGTAAAAAG GTTTATAGTGATCTGTCTGTCGACTATCTCAAGATGTTCCTCTTGAATGTCCCAGCTGCTGTTGTTGCACTGTCATT GTTTTTCTTCCTGGATGATGTGACTGGATTTGAAATCACTTTTCTTCTGGAG CTCCAGGAACcattcagtttcattttcacGTGGTTTGCTGCAGTGCCCCTCATATTTTGGCTATCTCAGACaattaccaaatttattttgaaagattttttgATCCTAAAG GGCCCTTGCCCAAACTGTGGTACAGAGAATGTTTCGTTCTTTGGCACTATACTGTCAATTTCCAATGGTGGTACCACCAACAATCTTAAATGTTCCAA TTGTGAGACTCAAATGGTGTATGATTCAAAGACACGCTTGATTACATTGCCTGAAGGAAGTGAAGCTTGA